The nucleotide window CAGTTTGTATTATGATGGAACTTCTATCCCTCGAATCGCACATGGATTCATTGAGGTAGAGTACTGGACACCTGCACTGGAACACGGTGGGAATACATTGGGGTTTTCGAATAAATTGATCTTTGACCCGAAATCTAATTTTGGGTTAGTGGTGATGACCAACCAGTTCGAAGAAGAGGTATATTGTTTCGGTCTTGTCCAGAAATTGTTTGGGGATAATTACAGCACTAGCTCTGTAACCTCTGGAAATGATGGATATTATCTCACTACACGACGTTCTGGTTCTGGATTTACGAAGCTCTATTCGATTCTCTTGCTGAAAAAGTATTCCACATTTGATCTTAGTAACTTCACCAATGTTGTTGAGAAAGATGGTGTCGTCGAGAAGGTATCCTTTACTTACAATGATTATGTACGTGTATCAAGCTCAACGATGATCTGGATCATTGCCTCTTTAATAGCTCTTGCAATAGCCACCGTATTCAATTTGAGAGCTGTGATTGGCTATTTTATCCGATTATGTTTTTACAGATTGAAAAAATGGGAAAGACCCGGGACAGGGTTTGATAAATATCATGTTGCCATTAATATTGCAGGTCTGGCATTCCTACTGAATACTACAGTACTAGCCATGCGAGCATTGAGTTTAAACGCCTCCTATTCTTCATTACGAGTTCATCTCATCTTTAACCTGATTTATGTGATTCTAGCTTTAGCATATCTTGTCTTGCTAATCTACAAACTGTGGAAGATAAGTTACAGCAAAAAGCGAAAGGTCGTATATATCATGACCGGAGTGTCGGTGTTTCTATTTACTGCTTTTATTGTGGAATGGGATTTGTACTTTTAGAAGGGCACTTATGGAGATGTATTGGAGTGAAAGACAGCAGTTCCTCATCGGGGACTGCTGTCTTTGTGTTTATATGCTCTTTGGCTTTTGAAGAAACTGTAAATGACCATTAGAATATTCAATAATAATAGACCTATATATCCATCTGTTAACTTTGTGCGTTCAATCCACTTGTTCACTAACTCTCCAGAGAGAGCTTGTTTTCCTAAATATTTATTTATATCATTCGGATGGATTTCATCTATATATATAAGTGGAAACTCCATGCTGTTGGAAGAAGCAGCTAGCGGCGGATAGAACTCCACCCATTTTTGACCTGCCCATCGATCATACTTATAATGCAAGTCTGCGCTGGATTCAAGATCATCCCACCTGAGAAAACCCAATATGATTAGAATACAAAGTGTAAAGACGCTAAATATTAACTTCTTGTTATTCAAATATACCCCATCCTTAAGTGTGTACTACTAACAATATCACTGTGTGAAAACAATTTTATCATCCGTGTATATTCTATCAGCATTTTCCGTTATCTGTAAGTAGATTAATTCAATGAAATGCTAATAAGTAAAAAACCAATCGATCAAAGAATCGTTGCAGCAGATTTTTGAAGAAGCTAGATAAAGCCGCAGGAATTGTGAAAAAGGTAAGTATTCATGCGCTGAGACACTCCTTCGCCACTCATTTGCTGGAAAACGGGACAGACCTGCGCTACATTCAGGAGTTACTTGGTCATACGAGTGCACGTACAACTCAGCGATATACGCATGTTAGTACGAAAAATATCCAGCGTATTCAAAGCCCGCTGGATCGGATGGATTTGGGAGATTGAATGCTTCAATAAATCTCCCTTTTCCACCAAATTCTTCTTCGCAAATACTACACCATAGGTTATCATATACGTAGTTCACATATCATGCAGGATGTGTGGTATTTACGAAGTACATAAATTAGATGTTATATGAAATTAGGGCAATACCAAACTCTCAAATTCTTTATTCTATACCCAATACATGATAAGAACCAAAAAGAAAAGGTGGAATTTCACATGAGTTTTTTATCTACAGTAATAACAGGAAATTATCTTATAGTTATGGCAGATCGAAGAGCAACGCAACTTCTCCCTGATGGATCTTACGGAGACATTGTAGATGAAGATGCTCATAAAATCATTGAAGTGTCTAAACATTCATTTCTTTCTTTTGTAGGCGCCGTTGAAACTGCTCAATCATTTATGCAAGTCACTAAATTTGAAGAAATAATCTTTACAAGACGTGGAATCATTAATGAAGCTAAGTTGCAATCTTGGTATTTAGAAAATCAGGAAATGCTTCAACAAGTACCAAGCTCATTTCAACTCATCTTTGGTGGCTTAACTACGCGCGATACATACAAAGTTTTCTCCTTAGACAGCAAGGATGGATCACTTAGTTTCATTGAAAGGGAAGATGGGAAGCTCAATTACTTGTTATACCCAAGTTCTTTCTTCGAGAAAGAAGAAGTAGCCGCTGAATGGTTTGAGGATCTAGTCAATAGTAACACCGTAAATTTACAAGAGGATATGATACGAATACAAGCATTACTTAATGATAAAATTGCCGCTCATGACCGATCAGTAAACACAAAAAAAACGATGTTTATTATTAACTTTTAGATAACTAATCTATAAATCATAATCTTTTTTGTTAATAATCTGAGATAGTTGATTCGAGGATGGCCCTAACGTCATATAACATAATATTCACGCTGCGGGCATACGCCCTGGGTCCGGCATTCGCCGGACACTCGACATGCGTCGAGTCGTGAATATAGGAACGTTAGATGAAATTACCGAAATATGAATTCAAATTACTATCAAGAAGGAAGCTGTCGTACAAGATGATTATAAAAGATCAAGTTATGGAAATGCTATTAATTTCGAGTCCATCTTATAAAAATAGATATGATAAATACATTAAAGAAAATTATAAACCGGGAGAAGAAAGATTGATTTATATAGAAGTATGTGATTTTATCCATCATCTATTTGATAATTATCTGAAGCGCGAAGT belongs to Paenibacillus sp. FSL H8-0079 and includes:
- a CDS encoding serine hydrolase domain-containing protein; this translates as MATHEKNTAAVSIVAIKNGETIFSKAYGYADIEQQRKADSSTVFEWGSVTKLLVWTSVMQLVEQGKLDLHTNIQEYLPKGFLKKLEYGAPITLLDLMNHQAGWEDRMLELWYLSENQVMDLGETLQKFEPRQIYEPRSVFAYSNYGVAMAAYIVEVQSGQPFYEYVNEHIFKPLDMKETTIHPSHQDRPDLVLRRDQIQGYTANAELIPKTKVYMNIYPAGGAMGTAEDAAKFLAALMPINRGNLLFKNKETLNEMLSTSLYYDGTSIPRIAHGFIEVEYWTPALEHGGNTLGFSNKLIFDPKSNFGLVVMTNQFEEEVYCFGLVQKLFGDNYSTSSVTSGNDGYYLTTRRSGSGFTKLYSILLLKKYSTFDLSNFTNVVEKDGVVEKVSFTYNDYVRVSSSTMIWIIASLIALAIATVFNLRAVIGYFIRLCFYRLKKWERPGTGFDKYHVAINIAGLAFLLNTTVLAMRALSLNASYSSLRVHLIFNLIYVILALAYLVLLIYKLWKISYSKKRKVVYIMTGVSVFLFTAFIVEWDLYF
- a CDS encoding tyrosine-type recombinase/integrase is translated as MKKLDKAAGIVKKVSIHALRHSFATHLLENGTDLRYIQELLGHTSARTTQRYTHVSTKNIQRIQSPLDRMDLGD